In Helianthus annuus cultivar XRQ/B chromosome 9, HanXRQr2.0-SUNRISE, whole genome shotgun sequence, the following are encoded in one genomic region:
- the LOC110878488 gene encoding (E)-beta-ocimene synthase, chloroplastic-like: protein MALQLSYQLSFSRSFFEACKPKRNIQHILEAKIRQNHLIRCGDKSKVYQADSRLAIYQPTIWSHDLIQGLDNNFPVNFEERARELEKKVVHDYLNNGCFRTLELLEHIDDIERLGLGYRFQSHIQRLLDVITSLYEINDEHDEKEKSLHEASLKFRILRQHGYNVSQAFLRKFKDSHHGFIKYLHTDIKGLLSLYEASHLAFMEESDLHEAKLFATKHLLKLKGQVNDAQALEQINHALETPLYHTMLRLQARCYIYAYNKRKDANLHLLELATLDFNRIQAAYKTELKEVSKWWKNIGLAQELSFVRDRLMECFFWTVGVVYEPQYHSCRVGLTKVCALITVIDDIYDVYGSLDELVIFTDVVKRWDVRSMEHMPRYLQIGFEALFDTITEIGSHEDITPILVKVWGELLEAFLVEAKWAHAKYIPKLEDYLDNAWLSVSGVVILTHGYFLTNQEIKKDVVESLERYGDLMKWSSMIFRLYNDLATSTNEIERGENVNAISCYMHENGVCEEVARAYIKTLIVESWRRLIKVYVACSQDLANPFIDMSINLARISCSTYQYGDGIGAPDARAKDRVFSVIIEPITIRVKEHKYT from the exons ATGGCACTTCAACTTAGCTATCAACTATCCTTTTCCAGAAGTTTCTTTGAGGCATGTAAACCAAAGCGAAACATCCAACATATTTTGGAGGCCAAGATTAGGCAGAACCATTTGATCCGGTGCGGAGACAAGTCTAAAGTTTATCAAGCCGATAGCCGGTTAGCCATTTACCAGCCAACAATCTGGAGTCATGATCTTATCCAGGGCTTAGATAATAATTTCCCG GTCAACTTCGAAGAGAGGGCGAGAGAGCTAGAGAAGAAAGTAGTGCATGATTATTTAAACAACGGTTGTTTCCGAACGTTGGAATTGCTTGAACACATAGATGATATCGAAAGGTTGGGTCTAGGTTATCGGTTTCAAAGCCATATACAGAGACTACTCGACGTAATCACGTCATTATATGAAATTAATGACGAGCATGATGAAAAAGAGAAGAGTCTTCATGAGGCATCACTTAAATTTAGGATTCTCAGACAACATGGTTATAATGTGTCACAAG CTTTTCTAAGGAAATTCAAGGATAGTCATCATGGTTTCATTAAATATCTACACACGGATATCAAGGGATTGTTAAGTCTATATGAAGCTTCGCATCTTGCGTTTATGGAAGAAAGTGATTTGCATGAGGCCAAGTTATTTGCTACCAAACATTTGTTGAAACTTAAAGGTCAAGTAAATGATGCCCAAGCTCTTGAACAAATAAACCATGCATTGGAAACCCCCTTGTATCATACGATGCTTAGATTACAAGCAAGGTGTTACATTTATGCATACAATAAACGAAAAGATGCAAATCTACATCTGCTAGAGCTTGCCACATTGGATTTCAACAGGATTCAAGCGGCATACAAAACAGAACTTAAAGAAGTATCAAA GTGGTGGAAAAATATAGGCCTAGCTCAAGAGTTAAGCTTCGTTAGAGATCGACTTATGGAATGTTTCTTTTGGACAGTTGGAGTGGTTTATGAACCTCAATATCATTCTTGTCGTGTAGGCCTAACGAAAGTCTGTGCGCTGATTACTGTCATTGATGATATCTATGATGTTTATGGTTCTCTAGATGAACTGGTGATCTTCACGGATGTTGTCAAGAG GTGGGATGTTAGATCAATGGAACATATGCCCAGATATTTACAAATAGGCTTTGAAGCTCTTTTCGATACAATTACTGAAATAGGCTCTCACGAAGACATCACACCAATCCTTGTAAAAGTG TGGGGAGAGTTACTAGAAGCGTTCCTTGTAGAAGCAAAATGGGCACACGCCAAATACATTCCAAAACTTGAAGACTATCTTGATAACGCATGGCTGTCGGTTTCAGGAGTGGTTATACTTACTCATGGATATTTTTTAAccaatcaagaaatcaagaaagaTGTAGTTGAGAGCTTGGAGAGGTATGGTGATCTTATGAAATGGTCATCAATGATTTTTCGACTCTACAATGATTTGGCTACTTCAACG AATGAGATAGAAAGAGGTGAAAATGTAAATGCGATTTCATGTTACATGCACGAGAATGGTGTCTGTGAGGAAGTTGCCCGTGCATATATAAAGACTTTAATTGTCGAATCATGGAGGAGACTAATCAAAGTGTATGTGGCTTGTTCTCAAGACTTAGCAAATCCGTTCATTGATATGTCAATTAATCTAGCTCGAATTTCATGTTCTACGTACCAATATGGTGATGGAATTGGAGCTCCTGACGCTCGAGCTAAAGATCGGGTCTTCTCTGTGATTATTGAGCCCATCACAATTAGAGTAAAGGAGCATAAGTATACTTAG